A part of Verrucomicrobiota bacterium genomic DNA contains:
- a CDS encoding cation:proton antiporter, with amino-acid sequence MGEFGLVEDLAIVTLVAGVAGFLCQRIGLSSIVGFLLAGLVVGPHTPPVALISDQARIETLSQLGLVFLMFSIGLELSLGKLRRMGLGLVLAVALGATLVFNVVRFVCPFIGVGPAQALFVAGMLMASSSAIIGKILPETGLIHQRAGNLAMSITVLEDLVAVVMLTFISSIVQIHRGPQADIGRILGVLLAFVAVIVVLGLLLLPRVLRRLDRAGTDLLTITVAGLVLGIAVIAVKIGYSLALGAFLLGAIIAETPQRPAVERAMQGMRDVFIAVFFVSIGMLLDPALLVKDWGLILSLGLMAIVVRTLAISAALMFTGTPDWDAIRAGLMVTPIGEFAFIIAQVGVSARLLSADYYPIAVGIALFTAVVSPILIQRSAQISNVVVNCEPNFLREFLTVYQEFLASAGEHQHRSRAFGLARQKLPPLLVSVTFVSGILVFAPLLLRQWDASFPGNAAAWRDHLFWALVGVATTGPLLGVWRRLAEFLLALTDLVFAAEHWTRSHFLDVCLELLGAVLVFAWVWLLRPAAKDTAYLFGGILAAAIVYIVVFGKRLMTVHHQIDSQLAEAILSAEERRQQSHEHWLKEHQEWELTLSEIRVPDSEAWFDKTLGDLVLRSRFGCSVIGVERHGYPVPGPGPDTAIFPNDVLLVLGTKAQIQHVRAFFDSGPTNTEKSNILDEIRLESVEVLEQSRLAGNALAELEIPRHTGVQIVGVSRGEHRILFPGPFQVLLPGDWLLVVGTRDQIHRFREWIRGPASGAEGHELKVGV; translated from the coding sequence ATGGGTGAATTCGGTCTGGTTGAGGACTTGGCGATCGTGACGCTGGTCGCCGGAGTGGCGGGATTTCTCTGCCAGCGAATCGGGCTGTCCAGCATCGTCGGGTTCCTGCTCGCCGGGTTAGTGGTCGGTCCGCACACACCACCTGTTGCGCTGATCTCTGATCAGGCTCGGATCGAGACCTTATCCCAGCTGGGTCTGGTTTTTCTGATGTTCTCGATCGGTCTCGAGTTGAGCCTCGGAAAATTGCGCAGGATGGGCCTGGGGCTGGTTCTCGCGGTGGCTCTCGGGGCGACGCTGGTTTTCAACGTGGTTCGCTTCGTCTGTCCCTTTATCGGGGTGGGCCCTGCGCAGGCGCTGTTCGTGGCGGGCATGCTGATGGCTTCCAGCTCTGCGATCATCGGTAAAATCCTGCCGGAAACCGGATTGATCCATCAACGGGCGGGTAATCTTGCGATGAGCATCACGGTTCTGGAGGACCTGGTGGCCGTAGTCATGCTGACCTTCATTTCCTCCATCGTCCAGATCCATCGCGGTCCGCAGGCGGATATCGGCCGGATCCTGGGGGTCCTGCTGGCTTTTGTTGCCGTGATCGTTGTGCTTGGATTACTGCTGCTTCCCCGGGTTCTCCGCCGCCTGGATCGAGCCGGAACCGATCTGCTGACCATTACCGTTGCAGGCCTGGTGCTTGGGATCGCGGTGATCGCGGTCAAGATCGGGTATTCGCTGGCCCTCGGCGCATTTCTGCTGGGCGCAATCATCGCCGAAACGCCGCAGCGCCCGGCCGTCGAGCGGGCGATGCAAGGGATGCGGGACGTTTTTATCGCCGTCTTTTTCGTCTCGATCGGGATGTTGCTGGACCCGGCGCTCCTGGTGAAGGATTGGGGCCTGATCTTGTCCTTGGGGCTGATGGCGATCGTGGTCCGCACGCTCGCAATCAGTGCGGCCCTGATGTTTACCGGAACCCCGGATTGGGATGCGATCCGGGCCGGTCTGATGGTGACGCCGATCGGTGAGTTCGCATTTATCATCGCGCAGGTGGGGGTCTCGGCGCGGTTGCTCTCGGCCGATTACTACCCCATCGCGGTCGGGATCGCATTGTTCACCGCCGTCGTTTCACCCATCTTGATCCAACGTTCCGCCCAAATCAGCAACGTCGTGGTCAATTGTGAGCCGAACTTTCTTCGGGAATTCCTGACGGTTTACCAGGAATTCCTGGCCTCGGCAGGTGAGCATCAGCACCGGAGCCGGGCGTTCGGGTTGGCGCGGCAAAAACTTCCCCCGCTCCTGGTCAGCGTTACCTTTGTGTCCGGCATTCTGGTGTTTGCACCGTTGCTCCTCCGCCAATGGGATGCGTCGTTTCCGGGCAACGCTGCCGCCTGGCGGGATCACCTGTTCTGGGCCCTGGTTGGCGTTGCCACGACCGGCCCGCTCCTTGGGGTTTGGCGGAGACTGGCCGAATTTCTCCTCGCGCTGACGGACCTGGTGTTTGCTGCTGAACACTGGACGCGGTCGCACTTCCTGGACGTTTGTCTGGAACTGCTGGGCGCGGTTTTAGTCTTTGCGTGGGTCTGGCTTCTCCGGCCGGCGGCCAAGGATACTGCGTACCTCTTCGGCGGGATCCTGGCAGCGGCCATTGTTTACATCGTCGTGTTCGGCAAACGGCTGATGACCGTGCATCATCAGATCGACTCGCAACTTGCCGAGGCTATTCTCTCAGCCGAGGAGCGGCGTCAGCAGAGTCACGAACATTGGCTGAAGGAGCACCAGGAATGGGAATTAACCCTCAGCGAAATCCGGGTACCGGATTCAGAGGCCTGGTTTGACAAGACGTTGGGAGACCTGGTCCTGCGCAGCCGATTCGGCTGCTCGGTAATCGGGGTTGAGAGACACGGTTACCCGGTGCCCGGGCCGGGTCCCGACACGGCCATCTTCCCGAATGACGTGCTTTTGGTGCTCGGAACCAAGGCACAGATCCAGCATGTGCGCGCATTCTTCGACAGCGGCCCGACCAATACCGAGAAATCCAACATCCTCGACGAGATTCGGCTTGAATCGGTCGAGGTTCTCGAGCAGAGCCGGCTCGCCGGAAACGCCTTGGCGGAACTCGAGATTCCACGGCACACCGGCGTGCAGATCGTGGGGGTATCCCGGGGAGAACACCGGATTCTTTTTCCCGGGCCTTTTCAGGTGCTACTACCCGGCGACTGGCTTCTGGTGGTAGGGACGAGAGACCAGATCCACCGGTTCCGTGAATGGATCAGAGGACCCGCGTCCGGCGCCGAAGGGCACGAATTAAAAGTCGGCGTCTGA
- a CDS encoding inorganic phosphate transporter yields the protein MNIAGDYLNGGIIIFAVLAVALALFFEFINGFHDTANAVATVIYTHSLPPTAAVVWSGFCNFLGVLLSTGAVAYSIVALLPTGLVLNVASGTGAAALFALLSAAVIWNFSTWYMGLPCSSSHSLIGSILGVSVVDIWQHPGQGQGVPWEQVRQVFMSLMLSPVLGFVMAAVLLFGLRIFVKSPKIFEPADAQRSPPWWVRGVLILTCTGVSFAHGSNDGQKGMGLFMLVLIVALPSALALNPSLKSDDIKALTAELDRGIQSLQGKLDGKPPLAQDQARQALTHYDGPRGTFDENVFPALVAEMQDFKAKLDGKSSVEQVSAPDRQEQRRSAYLINEGLKKLEKEKRIAGPDYKGLQAELKKAVEYIPVYIKAVVALALGLGTMIGWKRIVVTVAERIGKTHLAYAQGASAELTTAVTILMADHLGLPVSTTHVLSSGIAGTMAANHSGLQKKTLRNIVLAWVLTLPVCLFLGATLFAGLLAFFFNVLGWR from the coding sequence ATGAATATCGCAGGCGATTACCTGAACGGCGGGATCATAATTTTCGCGGTGCTCGCGGTTGCGCTGGCGCTGTTTTTTGAGTTTATCAACGGCTTTCACGACACGGCCAACGCCGTGGCCACGGTGATCTACACGCATAGTCTTCCGCCCACCGCGGCGGTTGTCTGGTCGGGGTTTTGCAATTTCCTCGGGGTACTTCTTTCCACCGGGGCGGTTGCCTACAGCATCGTGGCGCTTCTTCCGACGGGCTTGGTGCTGAACGTCGCCTCAGGGACCGGGGCAGCCGCGCTCTTTGCGCTGCTCTCTGCGGCCGTCATCTGGAATTTCAGTACGTGGTACATGGGCCTGCCCTGCTCGAGTTCGCATTCGCTGATCGGCTCCATCCTGGGCGTGAGCGTCGTGGACATCTGGCAGCATCCGGGCCAGGGCCAGGGAGTCCCTTGGGAACAGGTGCGGCAGGTCTTTATGTCGTTAATGCTCTCTCCCGTGCTGGGCTTCGTCATGGCGGCCGTCCTGCTGTTCGGGTTGCGCATCTTCGTCAAGAGCCCGAAAATTTTCGAACCGGCCGACGCCCAGCGCTCGCCGCCGTGGTGGGTGCGCGGGGTCTTGATCCTGACTTGTACGGGGGTGAGTTTTGCCCACGGATCCAATGACGGGCAAAAAGGGATGGGCCTTTTTATGCTGGTGCTCATCGTCGCCTTGCCCTCGGCGCTCGCCTTGAACCCGTCGCTGAAAAGCGATGACATCAAGGCGCTCACGGCCGAACTGGACCGTGGCATCCAGTCCCTGCAAGGCAAGCTGGACGGCAAACCGCCCCTCGCGCAGGATCAGGCCCGGCAGGCCTTAACGCACTACGATGGACCCCGGGGCACGTTTGACGAAAACGTCTTCCCGGCGCTGGTCGCTGAAATGCAGGATTTCAAGGCGAAACTGGACGGCAAATCCTCCGTGGAACAGGTGTCTGCGCCGGATCGTCAGGAGCAACGCCGCAGCGCCTACCTCATCAACGAAGGTTTGAAGAAGCTGGAGAAAGAAAAGCGAATCGCCGGGCCTGACTACAAGGGCCTCCAAGCCGAGTTGAAAAAGGCGGTCGAATACATCCCGGTCTACATCAAAGCCGTGGTGGCGCTAGCCCTCGGGCTGGGGACGATGATCGGCTGGAAACGGATCGTGGTGACCGTTGCAGAGAGGATCGGCAAGACTCACCTTGCCTACGCCCAGGGCGCCTCGGCAGAGCTGACCACCGCCGTGACCATTTTGATGGCTGATCATCTGGGGTTACCGGTCAGCACCACGCACGTGTTGTCCTCCGGCATCGCCGGTACGATGGCTGCAAACCATTCCGGCCTGCAAAAGAAGACGCTGCGCAACATCGTCCTGGCCTGGGTGTTGACCTTGCCGGTCTGCCTGTTTCTGGGGGCCACGTTGTTTGCGGGGCTGCTGGCCTTCTTTTTCAACGTTCTGGGATGGAGATAG
- a CDS encoding acyl-CoA thioesterase, whose product MPRVFTHTFSVPEDAIDELGHVSNLKYLAWMQDIAIRHSSAQGWPVERYLEKGAVWVVRSHFITYLRPAFAGETITLQTWVAEFKQRSSSRRYRVRRDHDGRVLVEAETVWVYVERQNGRPCRIPDELRAAFEAVPTGSDASLRSPATVDDNVRPG is encoded by the coding sequence ATGCCGCGAGTGTTCACGCACACCTTTTCAGTCCCCGAAGACGCCATTGATGAACTGGGGCACGTCAGCAACCTGAAATACCTCGCGTGGATGCAGGACATCGCCATTCGGCATTCGTCCGCCCAAGGCTGGCCCGTCGAACGTTACCTTGAGAAGGGCGCCGTTTGGGTGGTACGTTCTCATTTTATCACTTATCTGCGCCCTGCCTTTGCCGGCGAGACGATCACGTTGCAAACCTGGGTAGCGGAATTCAAGCAGCGAAGCTCATCACGCCGGTACCGGGTTCGGCGTGATCACGACGGTCGAGTATTGGTCGAGGCTGAAACCGTCTGGGTCTATGTGGAGCGCCAAAACGGCCGCCCGTGCAGGATCCCCGACGAGCTGCGTGCCGCCTTCGAGGCCGTCCCGACGGGATCTGACGCCTCACTGCGCAGTCCAGCCACCGTCGATGATAATGTCCGTCCCGGTTAG
- a CDS encoding SDR family oxidoreductase, which produces MNENDLNGKVAVVTGASKGLGKAIALALSAAGANIALVSRDLEQLNGVKQVVESGGGKAQVFQADVADEEQVRRLERDVTGTFKGVDILINNAGINLRKSLVEFTLEEWRRVVDTNLTSVFLMCRSFVPHMIGRGYGRIINLTSTMSHVSLPGRSAYSASKTALLGLTRALALELASEGITVNGISPGPFATELNAALIQNAELNQQFLSKIPAGRWGRVEEVGQLALYLCSEAAGFLTGTDIIIDGGWTAQ; this is translated from the coding sequence ATGAACGAAAACGATTTGAACGGTAAAGTAGCGGTTGTAACCGGGGCCAGTAAAGGCCTGGGCAAGGCCATCGCCTTGGCCCTGAGTGCGGCGGGTGCGAACATTGCGCTGGTCTCACGAGACCTTGAGCAGTTGAATGGAGTGAAACAAGTGGTGGAGAGCGGAGGCGGCAAAGCACAGGTTTTCCAGGCGGATGTCGCCGACGAGGAACAGGTCCGCCGGCTTGAACGCGACGTGACAGGAACTTTCAAAGGGGTTGATATCCTGATCAACAATGCTGGGATCAATCTCCGGAAGTCCCTGGTCGAGTTCACCCTCGAAGAGTGGCGTCGCGTTGTCGACACCAATCTTACGAGCGTTTTTCTCATGTGCCGGTCATTTGTGCCCCACATGATCGGCCGGGGTTACGGCCGAATCATCAATCTGACGTCGACCATGAGCCACGTTTCACTTCCGGGACGCTCGGCCTACTCCGCCAGCAAGACTGCGTTGCTCGGATTGACGCGTGCGCTGGCGCTGGAACTCGCTTCGGAAGGCATCACCGTAAACGGCATCAGCCCGGGCCCGTTTGCCACGGAGTTAAACGCTGCGTTGATCCAGAACGCGGAGCTCAACCAGCAATTCCTCTCGAAAATCCCGGCCGGCCGTTGGGGCCGTGTGGAGGAAGTTGGTCAGCTTGCCTTGTACCTGTGTTCCGAAGCAGCGGGCTTTCTAACCGGGACGGACATTATCATCGACGGTGGCTGGACTGCGCAGTGA
- a CDS encoding DUF2291 domain-containing protein — MAASTSLSQAPPRTQARRKARRSLAILAIFVLLVIFLMLKPPFVIRPLPGRAVPGASGSQPAQTAAARFVDPIWTTKVLPAIQEKAQDVAKVLPEIRADPNGAGQKYGRREATNPYNYMVKGTGNVVELHTESQAGTAIVEVPGLGEKVALQIGPVVRGTALRDATGIVSFNQFTNQLDYADVAKEMNHRALQTALGNVDPASLAGKTVTFFGAFTFDSHSKSPVLVTPVKIDLQAAH, encoded by the coding sequence ATGGCTGCTTCAACCTCCCTGTCCCAAGCGCCGCCTCGAACCCAGGCGCGCCGGAAGGCCCGGCGCTCCCTGGCGATCCTGGCCATCTTTGTTCTGCTTGTGATTTTTTTGATGCTCAAGCCGCCGTTTGTCATCCGGCCCCTCCCCGGTCGCGCGGTGCCCGGAGCATCCGGGTCGCAACCCGCGCAGACTGCCGCGGCCAGGTTCGTCGACCCGATCTGGACGACCAAGGTGCTGCCGGCCATTCAGGAAAAGGCGCAGGACGTTGCCAAGGTCCTCCCGGAAATCCGAGCCGACCCCAATGGTGCCGGGCAGAAGTACGGGCGGCGCGAAGCCACCAACCCATACAACTACATGGTCAAAGGGACCGGCAACGTCGTCGAACTGCACACCGAGTCGCAGGCCGGTACCGCCATCGTCGAAGTTCCCGGGTTGGGGGAGAAGGTTGCATTGCAAATCGGCCCGGTGGTTCGTGGAACGGCCTTGCGCGACGCGACCGGGATCGTCTCCTTCAATCAATTTACCAATCAACTGGATTACGCCGACGTGGCCAAAGAGATGAATCATCGGGCACTCCAGACGGCCCTCGGCAACGTGGATCCTGCCTCGCTGGCCGGTAAAACGGTGACGTTTTTCGGCGCCTTCACTTTCGATTCCCATTCGAAGTCG